The region GGCTTTATTAGACTATGGACTCAAGTCATTGCGGGCCATTACCCGGACCAACCAATTATCATGGCCCAACCAATCATCATGACCCAACCACAAAATGAAGTAATCAATATCCGAagcccaaacccaaacccaaacccaatcTCAGAGTTACTTTCCGTAAAAAGGGTTGGCCCAGTTGGAGACCTTTGGTCTACTTCAAGTAATTCAAAAATGGAAACATTTTCCATTTATATTTCGATGAACGAGTTGGCTCGGTTTCAAACAAAGATATGTCAAGACAAAGCTGGTCTACAAATTCCTGAATTTGAATGTATATGTGTTATGATTTGGCATTGTTTGGGAAAAATTAGACAGGGATTGGGACCACAAGTTGTGACGGTATGTGAAAGTGATTTGAGAAACCAAACAAAAGGAATTATTACAAATAAAAACCAAACAATTAATGTGATCAAGTTAGATATCCCTATAGTTGAATGCACCCTGATGCAACTAGGGTCGTTGATGATGAATCGAGTTGTTGATGAGCGAAATAAGATTGAAGAAGCAATGAAGATCGATGACATGCTTTCAGATTTTCTCATGTATGGAGTGAATTTGACTTTCATCAATTTGAGTGATGTCTTGTTTTATGACATTGAAGTAAGAGGACAAAAACCAGTTTATGTAAACTGTTTTATGGATAATATCGATGATAAAGGTGTTGTGTTGATTCTTCCAACTCCAAAAGGGTGTTCCGATGGAAGGATAGTAAGCATAACGTTGCAAGAGAATGAGATGGTTAATCTAAAAAAGGCACTTAAAAACGATTGGTGTATTTCATAAATCCATCTAAGGTCATAtgattacttccaaaagtatgtcTAGAGGTAgcatttattcttttttttttaaatgtaattttgCTTAAAGTGTATGTGTGCTATATGTtattgaataatatgtaatattGAGTGCATCAAAGAAGGGTAACAAAAGTATAATGCTACATCTACACTTCCCTggatttatttattataatatatgACACGGAGAACATAATCCAGAATTAAATGCGAAAATGTTGGGAAAAATTCATTGAAAAGTAAATATGATTTGGTAAACCCATTTCATTTGATCGATATGTATTTTGAATGACTATAAAAAAAAGTTGAACATACGTATTATACAACATTAGTTGGTTCAATCTATACAACTTTCTAGTAATCTTGAAGTTGTATGTTCAACTTTATGGTTGTGTAATGATAGGTTCTAGAACCATCAAAATAAGGTACAACGTATAACAATAAGGCTTATATCATTTCATGACACTTCTTAGGCAACTTTTCTACATTACAATACAAAGGAGATATAAGAATATCTCATTGAGAAAAAAAGAATTCACATAAATCTGAAATGACCATGAAGACTCAAACATCAAAATCCTTCGTATAAGACGATGTTGATGCGACATAGGTGCCTATTATATATGAGTGATGATTTGTACACAACAACTTCTTTTTCCATACAcaataatttatgttttaaaatgttgtattataCAACTCTCTAAAATATAAGTTATTGTGTATAGAGAAAAACGGTTTTATAGAAATCACTTTTCATTACATTTCCATAAGTTCCAAAAATAAACTTTACACTCTATTACTTGTAATTTTCTTTGCATGGAATATACAAAGCTAAATATCCGTGCTAAAACTGCAACAACTTTTTTGGGGAAAATACGCTATGGATAACCAAAGAACATTtcgatgaaaattttgaaatattaaacaaAGAAAAATTTATGTGCACAATGTTTAATTGGTTACTATATAATTGACaaagtaaaaatattaaaaaaagataaaactgatattttaaataaagtattaaaaactaaaaaaataaaaataaaaaaataaaaataaaaataaaaaaataaagtataaacatcATAATTAAAAACGCAATTCAACCTTCTTGCATAAAACAATCTAAAATATAGTAAAAAACTTTCTAACAattttttaaattgtttaatttaattaagttatttatttatttatttatttttaattgatagAACATTAAAATTAAAACGGATCTTAAATGAACATCACCTACACCCATTATGTGGACTCCACACACGTAAATAAAAAACACTATTAAAGATTCACTCATCAAGAAGCCTGAATTTAAAATATAACTAAAAAcaaacatatttatacatatctAATTTGAATTTAACTTACTTTTATATATTTGGTCTTTAcaattttacaaactctttttattagaaaaaaatattattattatttaattgataGTTCTTATAGCTCTTTTTAGCACATATTTCACATGTTTTTTTAGGATACAAAAAATAACCGAAAATTTTGAACTTTACAAAACTGATCACCTAGTCTGAAGTGAAACAGAATGTTTCGGACCCCAAGATTTGATGGTACACACATGTTTATGTGACCCTTTATTTAAAGGATATCTAAAATATGGTATCCGTCACATCCTGAAATAACATTTCACTCTATGAAAATATTCATATTTAACTGGGAACCATATATGGAATGTTTAAGTACGACTTAGTGAGTGGATGAAATCTATGTAGTCAATGTTTATTTGTTCATTCCACCTATGGTACAAGTGAGTCTTGGGCCCTTCAATGATTCAACATTAACAATAAAAGTATGGACATACTCAAAATGGACTCATATTGGATCAATTATGCAATTATGCAGTCTGCTTTTGATATTGGATCAATTGTAGCAACCCTTTTCAATACTCAGAATTTAGAATATGGTCTAACCAATGATGGGGCCAATTACCCATCTTAAGGGAGGCCAATATGGTAAGATTGAGATCATGTTACAATGCGTTCATTTATGCAAATACACATCCATATCAATATCCTACTATCCTAATGTTTTTTTGGGTATCTTGGAATTGCATACATGGATACTAACCATTTTACACCGGTACTTGGTCAACACACTAATTTTATGATACCACATATACTTTTTAAACTCTCTAGTTCCGCATCTACATAATATTATAGAAAATCAACTATTAGATGGAGGAAGGGGCCGATCTTATCCCAGACAATAGATTAAGATTGACAATGACGCATGTATCCAAGGTACCACCATAGGAAGTTAGAACTGAGGTTGGGTTGAAGTCTTAATTGTTAATACATGAAAATTAAACCTCTAGCAATCCAAACCAATCAACATCCAAAGTCAGCTAGTGTCCGAGGTGAGAAGGTGCTTCAAAGCTCATGATGAATCCGAGATAATGGTGATCCGAAGTTAATGTCTGTACATGCATTTAATGCattttgtatttactttgatgtaACAGTTCATAGGACTAAAACGTGTGTACCTTTGAAGTGTCAGTTTGTCAAACATTGAGCTTTATCCATTCCTTAGAATGTTTTAATGGTTTGTACTATGTTCCTCTTTCACTATTTAAGGAGTAAATGTTTAATCAGTTTAGATCTAAGTATCAATCCAAGAATATCAATTATTCTCTTCACATCATTTTCAACTTTCTTTCAAGTCAAAGTTCTTTcttaacattcttcttgttcttaaaTTATGTACTCAAGGTTACTTCATTTATtacttgaatactttgttgattTATTATCTATCTTCGTGTCTCGACTAGTTTACCAGACTTGACTGGACTAATATATtagaagcagacattgatcttaaaagTGTTAATTTCTAGTTTGGGTTTTCAAACATTGTCCACTCATATATATTGTTCTCTCAATTGGTATCATAGCTTGAGTGGTTGtcttttgaatccataagaacatatTATAGTTGATCTGAGATTACATTGGAATCTTAATCATTCCCGTGtttaggataaaagttcttctatataccacttctgCTCTAATActcttaacttcaatggctgctcCTAATCAATCTCAAAAAATTTATTCAATGTAAATAACAAATAGCATGGGTTGACCTACTCGTGCCACATtgctagttgttgaagagtatgatcactggaaagttagaatggaaataTTTTTACTTGGTAAGGAAAAAGGTGAACAATATGGAGATCTGTGAAAGATGGTCCATATGTTCCAGTTAAACAAACGGTGAGAAATGTTGCTGCAACTCTCATATCAATGTACAAAACCTCTTACTGCAACAGGCATAAAAAAGTTGCATGCTAACCAGATTGCATTTTCCgagatggtgtttggtgttcctcctcTCTTTGAGCACATTAAGTTGTGTAAATCTGCTAAAGAGATTTAGGATACTCTTCAAGATCTGTTCGAAGGTTCAGAGAATATGAAAGACAAGTGTCTGACTTTGGTTGTTAACGAGTTTGACACCTTCACCACTACTCCAAGTGAATCAGTTACCTCAGCTTCAAATAGGCATCAAATTGTTGTTTACAACATGATTGGACACGACATAACTAGAACTCCTCTCAAGTACAACCTAAAGTTTATCAATAGCCTAAGGATGGGGAAACGTGAAGTTATGTCTTCAGAGTAATGGATCTCTGAAAAATATGAAGCTCTACCAACTCTATGACGAACTACAAGACCATGAATCCAGTGTTGCAAAAACATTAAGAGAACTCTCTGGAGGTCCTCTTGCCTTGGTTAGTTGTGTTAACCCACTTATTCCGAACATACCCATGACTGATCCCTTCAGAACCACCTCAACTATTCCTCATGTTTAACCCACTCAACCAAGTTTACCTGTTTCTACAAATCCCAACTATTAGTTTGATGGAGACCTCGATCCGAATCCATGGACTCCGAACTTCGTTTCTAATAGGATTTTGCACTATTGTCCATGAAATACAAACATCCATGGAATCACAATAAAAAACCTTATCAAAACCTTTTTCCAAGCACCTCACCAAAATAATCCTCAACCATTTCCTAAACCTTTAGAGAACCCACCTACTTACAAACCCAACATCTCCTCATCAAGTCATTCCTAGAAATCCCATCATATTCCAAAATCAGACAAACCTAAGATAATTTGTCACAAGTGTGGTCATTGTAACCATTTTGCCAAATATTGTTTAGCTGAAACCACTTAGAAACCAAATGTCAAGGATTATGCCTATTATGCCCGCAAAGCTCAAGAAATGGCTGCTAGTGAGAAATCTTTTGTTATAATTGTGTCAAGAGATGTTGAAGGATACTGGTCATCTGGAGATGAGGATGATGTGAGCACTGGAAGGAATATGTTTCTTATGGCTAGACGGAAAAttgaatgtgatgaaggctaCAGGTCATCAGGTTCAGAAAAAGACGATGAAGATGCTAAGCCAAACTTTTGCTACATGGTAACCAATGATCCTCCAGGCAGAAGCATTGTTCAGCAGGTAAAATTTACGATTACTgaaaataattttgatttatctgTCTATAAACCATATCTAACCCAAATCCAATCAAATATGACCATCATCCATAAAGCTTATGTGTCTACCATATAAGCGAGTGAGAAGCTTGAAAGTGAGATGACTTGTCTTAGATTACGATTCGaagataggaagcttaagatAGAATCACTAGAATGAGAGATTGTAATGTCTCAAGATGAAAGTATCATTTTAAAatacaaatgtgaaatcacttattctgaaAGGAATGTTTTAATTTCTGATAACAAATGTCTTAATGCCAAAATTGATGCTTTACATCATTACATAGATATTCTTGAAGCAAATGAATGGATGACTCATAATTTTTGTCACCTATGGTCCAAATCACCAGGTCTTGGAAGCGAGTTTCCAAAACCTATTGGTCGTCCCTAGCATAACCCACACTAGAGTTCAAGTTACGAACTTCGGTCCTCTTAACAATTGTGTTTTTGAGGAATTAATTCTAGAGACAAATGGACCTGAATCTGATAGATCAGATTTCATTTGGGCATCTTTAGATAGTGATGTTTATGTAGAAATTTCATGTGATGATTCATCTAACTCACGTGTTTCTAATCTACAAGTGATTTCAaaagaaaacctaatgtcaatcaagcctaaggggctgtttggtagcCTCTTAATGGACAAATTAAAAGACAagcttttaatttttcaaattaagAATGTTTGGTAGCATAGGAATAAAAGCCTCTTAATTTTGTAAAAGCCTCTTAAACTTTCAGATTTGGGCTTGTatctgaaaagaaaaagaaagcgtCCTTCCCTCTTTTACCCTCTTACGGATTCCAAAACCACACACCCGCCTTCAGGTCGCCTCTTCCGTCTCCTCCCTCCTCTGACCATCTCGAGCGTCGATCGCTTCTTCTACCTCCTCCAGTCGCTGGCCTCCCTAAATCGACTCCCCTCATGACTTCCGATGCTAAGCTCCGACAGCCTCCGCTAGCACCGCCAACGACGACGACCTCATGTTGCAGGTAAGTTTTTTTCCATGAAAATAGATTCTCTATAAATAGATCAAATGTTCTTCTTCTTTTCCCTTGAAAACCGATTTGTATAGTTGAAATCGATTGACAGTCTCATCAGTCCTAGATTTTTTAGTTTCTTTGTATTTCTGTTATTGAGTTTTATGAGATCTGTTTTCTGAATTGAAATTGATTTCTCCATAACCATGAGTTGGCAGCTCTAGCCAAGTAGTTTCAAGAACATCACAAACTATTACATGCTGATCACCACCAACCACTTTACTTGTGACATTATGATGCATTGCTCAAGGTgaagatttattatataaatttattttgatttgtAATCTTGTTTATATTCATTTAATTTGGTTATTGATTTATGTTGCAAAACATACGTTTACAAGCTTGAAAAGAATGGAGTTTGATGTGTATAATTATGAGGGTGTGTTGCTGGAGCTCATAACCAGAGGAGGTTGAAAAGATTGTAAATGGTGAGGTTTTTTATTGATTTCACATTGAAACCTCGTGGGTTTGTAAAAAAGAAGAGGGTGATGTGGACAAAGAACTCCCGTAATGATTAAATGgaacatatttattaattttgatgTTCTTTTGGTTAATATTGATGTTGTTTTAATGAATTttgatgttgtttatatgatttttgatgatattttggtggaATTGATGGTTATAGTTTTAATGAGGTATGGTTGGAAATTCAATGTTGTGATTGAAAAAATAAtagagaagggtaaaatggtcatttttgttACTCAACACAAAAATTCAGAAGTTCCAACCAAAAAGCATCTTAAAATTAAGATCTTAAAAATttagaccctcttagaaattcagacctcttaaaaattcagatcctgccaaacagcccTAAGTTTGACATCCCATCAACCGGACAAACTTCCAATTCGTCATCTGAATCTCGGAAGAATCCTTGATTAAATAAGAAAGACATTGTCGACCCTAAGATTAAAGCAAAAAATTCCCCCAAGAAAGAAACTAGGTCAAGACAAGATTCCAGATTCAGTGAGAAATCCAAAAAGAAAGCGTCTCGGATAGTAAGTCCAACCACTAGGAACCAAAATACCTTTGTGCTTGTTAAGATTCTAAAGAGGCCATTCATTCCTCATAGTTCAGTTGCTGTAAACAAGATTGTTAGTCCTAATCCGAGAAAAGACTACTGTTGAGACTCACTTTGCCAAAACTAACTCTTCTCGGACATTTTCTTTTGTGTTTATTGCTAAACCTGATGGTATGATTTTTAAACCACAACAACTTTCAAAACCAAATGTACCATCAAAAATATCAAAGAAAGAACGAGTTGTTAAGAACACTGTtactaaaaaaatttcaaatgattcaaaaacaaaaatgtgAGTGGAAAGTAAAATTGTAACACTCGATGGTTCCTGTAACGTCCGcatatccgggctagtcaatttagagacgatgaacatcaaaaatgagtttttgatggaagattatttagaaggattaatcttaaccaagttgtagtatatgttacaagggttatgtacatataaagaacgccgaaatctgagttataacgaagaagttatgacccgtcgaagttttacggcaaaaccggcacggcaccgggagacataaatagtgaatttatggtaGAGGACTTTTTATACTTAGTGATCTAAGaaaaatttgtagtatacgttaaaccgaaaacatacaaaaaaataacgcccaaatctgattccgtatgatgaagttatgaattttttaagatttggcatagcagtgcaccaCCCGAAACTCTAATTTTAGTTCTAGCGGAT is a window of Lactuca sativa cultivar Salinas chromosome 1, Lsat_Salinas_v11, whole genome shotgun sequence DNA encoding:
- the LOC111915866 gene encoding protein ECERIFERUM 26-like, translated to MVSSKEKNSIYDIRISTVAPADISTKYGFQELSAIDLAMKLHYIRFIYYFRIPAFDGFTIIKIKETMCDWLNYASIPCGRFRRTDSGQPILKCNAAGVRIIEASCYLSLDEWLESKDDSRHKLLVPSNIIGPELSYSPLVMIQLTKFKCGATSVGMGWSHVLGDVFSAIGFIRLWTQVIAGHYPDQPIIMAQPIIMTQPQNEVINIRSPNPNPNPISELLSVKRVGPVGDLWSTSSNSKMETFSIYISMNELARFQTKICQDKAGLQIPEFECICVMIWHCLGKIRQGLGPQVVTVCESDLRNQTKGIITNKNQTINVIKLDIPIVECTLMQLGSLMMNRVVDERNKIEEAMKIDDMLSDFLMYGVNLTFINLSDVLFYDIEVRGQKPVYVNCFMDNIDDKGVVLILPTPKGCSDGRIVSITLQENEMVNLKKALKNDWCIS